A single Nostoc sp. PCC 7107 DNA region contains:
- a CDS encoding glycosyltransferase, which produces MTDIELNNSFQWIKEFQQKHGRKPSILHIGNIANNAYNNAKLLNKIGFDCDVICYDYYHIMGCPEWEDADFEGEIKDQFFPDWNAVTLQEFQRPKWFAQGYIMYCLFYLTAKRQNKALLAWFWWQILEIGRFYRCSMNGLLYAIISPIIKLLKLAKQIIFIKNHILSLINQKFHSLLSRKPVKKILEFFKKNIKLAQQKNNFNKVSEISKFDERVQEIIEIFKHKFPERQDQLVSEDLAGYRYIFPFWKKLFENYDIIQGYSTDPILPLLTQHPYFAFEHGTLRDIPFETTARGRLTSIAYSQAEHVFVTNSDCISNAILLAGKNVSGMNHPYDENHGLQVKGWQELRQKLCQQLDADFLFFFPTRHDWVAGTGYADKGNEIFLNAFCNLRQAGYKVGLVCCMWGANVQDSIKLLTEKDCADFVFWSQPMGNVKFERTAKASHVVVDQFKLGSFGGIVFKAMAVAAPVCTYIKEDDILKQYSELPPVINCKSEDEIFRKMEDIIKNPDKLIYLSSLSKSWIDKHHSSWDTLKTQVLAYEAFLNKRGFLPKL; this is translated from the coding sequence ATGACTGACATAGAATTAAATAATTCTTTTCAATGGATTAAAGAATTTCAACAAAAACATGGACGTAAACCAAGTATTCTACACATAGGTAACATTGCCAATAATGCTTATAATAACGCCAAACTTTTAAATAAAATAGGATTTGATTGTGATGTTATATGTTATGACTACTACCACATTATGGGTTGCCCAGAATGGGAAGACGCAGATTTTGAAGGAGAAATAAAAGACCAGTTTTTTCCTGATTGGAATGCAGTAACTTTACAAGAATTTCAACGCCCTAAATGGTTTGCTCAAGGCTATATAATGTATTGCTTGTTTTATTTAACAGCAAAACGTCAAAATAAAGCACTATTAGCATGGTTTTGGTGGCAGATATTAGAAATTGGCAGATTTTATCGCTGTTCAATGAATGGGCTTTTATATGCGATTATTTCTCCAATTATAAAATTATTAAAACTTGCAAAGCAGATTATCTTTATTAAAAATCACATTCTCAGCTTGATTAATCAAAAATTTCATAGCCTCTTATCCAGAAAACCTGTTAAGAAAATACTTGAGTTTTTCAAAAAAAATATTAAGTTAGCTCAACAAAAAAATAATTTCAATAAAGTTTCTGAAATTAGCAAATTTGATGAAAGAGTTCAGGAAATAATTGAAATATTTAAACATAAGTTTCCTGAGCGTCAAGACCAATTAGTTTCTGAAGATTTAGCAGGCTATCGTTATATTTTTCCATTTTGGAAAAAGCTTTTTGAGAACTATGATATTATCCAAGGCTATTCTACAGATCCTATTTTACCCTTACTAACACAACATCCCTATTTTGCATTTGAACACGGAACACTAAGAGACATTCCTTTTGAAACCACAGCACGAGGAAGACTAACATCTATTGCATATAGTCAAGCTGAACATGTTTTTGTCACGAACTCAGACTGCATCAGTAACGCAATTTTATTAGCCGGTAAAAATGTTTCTGGGATGAATCATCCCTATGATGAAAATCATGGATTGCAAGTAAAAGGTTGGCAAGAACTCAGACAAAAACTCTGTCAACAATTGGATGCAGATTTTCTGTTTTTCTTTCCTACACGTCATGATTGGGTAGCTGGAACAGGATATGCAGATAAAGGCAATGAAATATTCTTAAATGCCTTTTGTAATCTTCGTCAAGCTGGTTATAAAGTTGGATTGGTTTGTTGTATGTGGGGAGCCAATGTCCAAGATAGTATTAAATTACTAACTGAAAAAGATTGCGCTGATTTCGTTTTTTGGAGCCAGCCAATGGGAAATGTAAAATTTGAAAGAACAGCTAAAGCTTCTCATGTGGTAGTTGATCAGTTTAAACTTGGCTCTTTTGGTGGCATTGTGTTTAAAGCAATGGCAGTTGCTGCTCCTGTTTGTACTTATATTAAAGAAGATGATATTCTCAAACAATATAGTGAATTACCACCTGTAATCAACTGTAAAAGTGAAGATGAGATTTTTCGTAAAATGGAAGATATTATTAAAAATCCAGACAAGTTAATCTATTTATCATCATTATCAAAAAGCTGGATTGATAAACATCATAGCTCATGGGATACATTAAAAACGCAAGTACTTGCCTATGAAGCTTTCTTAAATAAAAGAGGTTTTTTACCAAAGTTATAA
- a CDS encoding GNAT family N-acetyltransferase, which translates to MSIEVELLTPNKEDTYEDLLHSCPSSLLYSSIKYRNFLQRILVNSQDYYLLAYDSGCLVGALPSFIKRNSTYGNVLNSLPFYGSNGGIIISPQAAHPEKVKQALIESFYNLAVQESVVVSTLISNPLASDMDFYESHSLYTLRDERIGQLVNLPTDISNQEKITDSLMNLFHQKTRNCVRKAQKSEITIYHSDSLVTLQALVDLHEENISAIGGMPKPFSIFTAIRDTFVYNKDYRIYLAEKDGQIIAGLLVFFYNRTVEYYTPATLASYRIYQPMSLIIYEAMLETAKRGCLYWNWGGTWLTQTGVYNFKSRWGTQDKKYFYYIKEYDNSNYLRQLTSKQILAEYPYFYVLPFHLLKK; encoded by the coding sequence ATGAGTATTGAAGTTGAACTGTTAACACCAAATAAGGAAGACACTTACGAAGATTTGTTGCATTCTTGTCCTTCTTCTCTTCTTTATAGCTCGATAAAATATAGAAATTTTTTGCAGCGAATTTTAGTTAATAGTCAGGATTATTATCTTTTAGCCTACGATTCTGGATGTTTAGTTGGTGCATTACCGTCATTCATCAAACGCAACTCTACCTATGGAAATGTACTCAACTCTCTACCTTTTTATGGAAGTAATGGGGGCATAATTATTTCACCCCAAGCAGCCCATCCAGAAAAAGTTAAACAAGCACTTATTGAGTCTTTTTACAATTTAGCGGTTCAAGAGTCTGTCGTAGTTTCGACATTAATTTCTAATCCTTTAGCATCTGATATGGATTTTTATGAATCTCATTCATTATATACATTACGCGATGAACGCATTGGACAATTAGTTAATTTACCTACAGATATTAGCAACCAGGAAAAAATTACTGACTCTCTCATGAACTTGTTTCATCAAAAAACACGTAACTGTGTGAGAAAAGCACAGAAAAGTGAAATCACCATATATCATTCTGATTCATTGGTAACTTTACAAGCTTTAGTTGATTTACATGAGGAGAATATTTCAGCGATTGGGGGAATGCCTAAGCCTTTTTCTATTTTTACGGCGATTCGAGATACATTTGTTTATAACAAAGATTACCGCATATATTTAGCAGAAAAAGATGGGCAAATTATTGCAGGCTTATTAGTATTTTTCTACAATCGCACAGTTGAGTATTATACACCAGCCACTTTAGCCAGCTATCGTATTTATCAGCCGATGAGTCTGATTATATATGAAGCGATGTTAGAAACAGCAAAACGTGGTTGTCTTTACTGGAATTGGGGTGGGACATGGTTAACGCAAACGGGAGTATATAATTTTAAATCGCGTTGGGGTACACAAGATAAAAAATACTTTTATTACATCAAAGAGTATGATAATTCCAACTATTTGCGGCAACTGACAAGTAAACAAATATTGGCGGAATATCCATATTTCTATGTTTTACCATTTCACTTATTAAAAAAATAA
- a CDS encoding glycosyltransferase, with protein sequence MKKIFRLVYDFLSIGVIFLVILLSPLRFIYKKLTSSQIKSLWLGTPIITLAFKAKAERLLGIKARSLVYETYFITQSFDYNLSQLTRIPLVGKLTSLFIFVWACFWADRLHLYCDRGLLLSWKPLQINFRELFVYKLLGIHIFFWTYGADVRSQQATQMLGEPNCCVECDAVGKACICDDNRRINYVNKLKKYATAIFSMGDMIEYTPGSLNSLFFWPVDLHGINSEKYQPAYPELNKTQPLRVVHAPNHRKFKGTHFLIEAVKNLQLAGVSIELILVEKMPNEQALEIYRTADVIFDQCLIGFHGYFALEGMAMGKPVMCFIRKPQEYLLYPEECPIINTHIQTLEKDLRELVNHREKLPEIGIKSRQYIEKYFTLEAFAQRLQKAYQDLGIAR encoded by the coding sequence GTGAAAAAAATCTTTAGGCTCGTTTATGACTTTTTATCTATCGGGGTGATATTTCTAGTCATACTTTTATCACCCTTAAGATTTATTTATAAAAAGTTAACTTCATCTCAAATTAAAAGCTTGTGGTTGGGGACACCTATTATTACTTTAGCTTTTAAAGCCAAGGCCGAGCGACTGTTAGGAATAAAAGCTAGGTCATTAGTTTACGAAACCTATTTTATCACCCAAAGTTTTGACTACAATTTGAGCCAATTGACTCGCATTCCGTTGGTAGGTAAATTAACTTCATTATTTATTTTTGTGTGGGCTTGTTTTTGGGCTGATCGGCTTCATTTATACTGCGATCGCGGGTTACTTTTATCTTGGAAACCTTTACAAATAAATTTTAGAGAATTATTCGTTTATAAATTACTAGGTATACACATTTTTTTCTGGACGTATGGTGCTGATGTTCGCAGTCAACAAGCTACACAAATGCTGGGAGAACCGAATTGTTGTGTAGAATGTGATGCCGTTGGTAAAGCTTGTATTTGTGATGACAATAGACGAATAAACTATGTAAATAAGCTTAAAAAATACGCTACTGCCATTTTTTCTATGGGAGATATGATTGAATACACTCCCGGTAGTCTCAACAGTTTGTTTTTTTGGCCGGTTGATTTGCATGGCATCAACTCTGAAAAATATCAACCTGCATATCCTGAACTCAATAAAACTCAACCTTTGCGTGTTGTTCATGCACCAAATCATAGAAAATTTAAAGGAACTCACTTCTTGATTGAAGCGGTAAAAAATCTTCAGCTTGCAGGTGTTTCTATAGAACTAATTCTTGTAGAAAAGATGCCTAATGAACAAGCATTGGAAATATATAGAACTGCCGATGTTATTTTTGATCAGTGCTTAATTGGCTTTCATGGCTATTTTGCTCTTGAAGGTATGGCAATGGGTAAGCCGGTGATGTGTTTTATTAGAAAACCACAGGAGTATCTATTGTATCCAGAAGAATGTCCAATTATTAATACACATATTCAGACTTTAGAAAAAGACTTACGTGAATTAGTTAATCATAGGGAAAAATTACCAGAAATTGGCATAAAAAGTAGACAATATATAGAGAAATACTTTACTTTAGAAGCTTTTGCCCAGAGGTTACAGAAAGCTTATCAAGATTTAGGAATAGCCAGATGA
- a CDS encoding DegT/DnrJ/EryC1/StrS aminotransferase family protein, which produces MITHSKPWITEADQQAVATVLTSGMIAQGQLVHQLETKVADYLGVAGGVAVASGSSALVLALTALGINGDDEVILPTYVCKSVMESVISVGAKPVLCDIGNDGNMTQETIAAQVTSKTAAIIVVHIFGIAANTQALKCFDIPIIEDCCQAFGSSINGAKVGSIGTIGIFSFHATKCLTTGEGGMAVSNSSNLLEKMRSLRDGDSFSIRRRIAAPLTDLQAALGLSQLSRYSHFLQRRQEIANYYLHHLQNCSLQLPAAINQISIFFRFTVRVNGNFETYQQQFHQHNIQVRRGVDNLLHRFLGLEPHQFLTAERLFAETVSLPIYPALSNSEVQQVVLACHIIWSTNYEY; this is translated from the coding sequence ATGATTACCCACTCTAAGCCTTGGATTACAGAGGCTGATCAACAAGCTGTTGCAACTGTACTAACAAGTGGGATGATTGCTCAAGGCCAGTTAGTTCATCAGTTAGAAACAAAAGTGGCTGATTACTTGGGTGTAGCAGGTGGAGTTGCAGTTGCTAGTGGTTCATCTGCTTTGGTATTAGCTTTAACAGCATTAGGCATAAACGGTGATGATGAAGTAATTTTACCTACCTACGTTTGCAAAAGCGTCATGGAGTCGGTAATTAGTGTAGGTGCTAAACCAGTTCTGTGTGATATTGGCAATGATGGGAATATGACACAGGAGACTATTGCTGCTCAAGTAACATCTAAAACAGCAGCAATTATTGTTGTGCATATCTTTGGTATTGCGGCTAATACTCAGGCCTTGAAATGTTTTGATATACCCATTATTGAAGATTGCTGTCAGGCTTTTGGCAGTAGTATTAATGGTGCTAAAGTCGGAAGTATTGGCACTATTGGCATATTTTCTTTTCATGCTACCAAGTGCTTAACTACAGGGGAAGGAGGGATGGCAGTATCAAATAGTAGTAACCTGTTAGAAAAGATGCGATCGCTGCGTGATGGAGATAGCTTTTCTATAAGAAGAAGAATAGCCGCACCTCTCACAGATTTACAAGCAGCTTTAGGTTTAAGCCAACTTTCCCGATATTCACATTTCTTACAACGACGACAAGAAATTGCTAATTACTATTTGCACCATCTCCAGAATTGCTCACTACAACTTCCAGCAGCTATCAACCAGATAAGCATTTTTTTTAGATTTACTGTCAGAGTTAACGGTAATTTTGAGACTTATCAACAGCAATTTCATCAACATAACATTCAAGTGAGACGTGGTGTAGATAATTTACTACACCGCTTTTTGGGTTTAGAACCACATCAATTCCTAACGGCCGAAAGATTATTTGCCGAAACAGTTTCGTTGCCTATATATCCTGCCTTATCTAACTCAGAAGTTCAACAAGTAGTATTAGCTTGTCATATAATATGGTCAACAAACTATGAGTATTGA
- a CDS encoding sulfotransferase: MNNNYKEKSSFDTEERLTAFKKNQFEEEILQNLNQLLIPLQNKFENQAVVQVNEPIVLILGTQRSGSTLLSQILASRLDIGYPSNLMARFYETPAVGAFMQKILIGDRFQKCRQYKSQHGVTKRIEEPHEFGYFWSRHLGVCDDVHEPDEQDLQKVNLEKLTEELNAIANVFAQPVIFKCLLCDFFIPILNQIPNVFFIDLQRNLVDVAESVWRVRKERLGSVDKWWSFRTRNYSLLKELPPEEQIAGQLLAIRHVITRDLAQVSNERKMVISYEELVQAPEVIIDSFVKKMAHIGCDIPKVGHPVANLSAPQRIGEENPVRLKLRQALEDAAIQ, translated from the coding sequence ATGAATAATAATTATAAAGAGAAATCTTCTTTTGATACAGAAGAAAGATTAACTGCTTTTAAAAAAAATCAATTTGAAGAAGAAATTCTGCAAAATTTGAATCAACTGCTGATACCTCTACAAAATAAGTTTGAAAATCAGGCAGTAGTGCAAGTAAATGAGCCAATTGTTTTAATTTTAGGAACCCAAAGGTCGGGTTCTACTCTACTTAGTCAGATATTAGCGTCGCGCTTAGATATTGGATATCCATCAAATTTAATGGCGCGATTTTATGAAACACCTGCTGTGGGTGCGTTTATGCAAAAAATATTAATAGGCGATCGCTTTCAGAAATGCCGACAATATAAAAGTCAGCATGGAGTCACTAAACGTATAGAAGAACCCCATGAATTTGGTTATTTTTGGTCGCGCCATCTGGGAGTTTGTGATGATGTTCATGAGCCAGATGAGCAAGATTTACAAAAAGTAAATCTGGAAAAATTGACTGAGGAATTAAATGCAATTGCCAATGTATTTGCACAGCCTGTTATATTTAAATGCCTATTATGTGATTTTTTTATTCCCATATTAAATCAAATTCCCAACGTCTTTTTCATCGATTTACAACGAAATTTAGTTGATGTTGCAGAATCTGTTTGGCGTGTACGTAAAGAAAGATTAGGTTCAGTGGATAAATGGTGGTCTTTTAGAACCAGAAATTACTCACTTTTGAAAGAATTACCGCCTGAAGAACAAATCGCAGGACAGTTGTTAGCAATTCGTCATGTTATTACCAGAGATTTAGCACAAGTCAGCAATGAACGAAAAATGGTGATTAGCTATGAAGAGTTAGTTCAAGCACCAGAAGTCATAATTGACAGTTTCGTCAAAAAAATGGCGCACATCGGCTGTGATATCCCAAAAGTTGGTCATCCAGTAGCTAATTTATCGGCTCCACAAAGGATTGGTGAGGAAAATCCAGTTAGATTAAAACTTAGACAAGCTTTAGAAGATGCAGCCATACAATAA
- a CDS encoding DegT/DnrJ/EryC1/StrS aminotransferase family protein: protein MQITSPAFDEQEILMVKQCLDSGWVTQGPITRQFEELFQQRHQVKYALATTSCTAALHLAAMALQLQPGDEVIVPAFTWVTSAHCAEYVGAKVVFADVEIDTFNIDPVALEAAITPKTKAVVVVHLFGLAARMQEILAIAQKYNIAIIEDAACAVGTTYNGQPVGGLGDIGCFSFHPRKVITTGEGGMVTTNNAELAERLKVLRNHGASPNPDIEATKPYYMGRFDHLGFNLRFSDIQAAIGLAQMAKLNQLLLDRISCAKQYNVLLESIADIATPSTPPMSGHSYQSYVIRILEGGANRRNIIMEALAEDGIQTRPGTHAVHRLGYYQNKYNLKAEQYPNAANAEDLSITLPIFPGMTDSDQQLVVNSLKSGLGRHSAM from the coding sequence ATGCAGATCACTTCCCCAGCCTTCGACGAGCAAGAAATCCTTATGGTCAAGCAATGCTTAGACTCAGGATGGGTGACTCAAGGGCCAATTACGCGCCAATTTGAAGAGTTATTTCAGCAGCGCCACCAAGTAAAATATGCTTTAGCCACAACCTCCTGTACAGCTGCTTTACATCTGGCGGCGATGGCTTTGCAATTACAGCCAGGAGATGAAGTTATTGTACCAGCATTTACCTGGGTGACATCTGCTCATTGTGCTGAATACGTAGGTGCTAAGGTAGTCTTTGCTGATGTAGAAATCGATACATTTAACATTGACCCTGTAGCTTTGGAAGCAGCTATCACTCCAAAAACTAAAGCTGTAGTTGTAGTGCATCTATTTGGACTAGCTGCACGAATGCAAGAAATTTTAGCGATCGCCCAGAAGTATAATATTGCCATCATTGAAGATGCTGCGTGTGCAGTTGGTACTACATATAATGGTCAGCCAGTTGGTGGACTTGGTGATATTGGTTGTTTTTCATTTCATCCGCGCAAAGTCATTACCACAGGTGAAGGCGGAATGGTCACAACTAATAATGCAGAGTTAGCAGAAAGGCTGAAAGTTTTACGGAATCACGGTGCTTCGCCCAATCCTGATATTGAGGCGACCAAACCATACTATATGGGGCGATTTGATCACTTGGGCTTTAATCTTCGTTTTAGCGATATCCAAGCTGCGATCGGTCTAGCACAAATGGCAAAGCTTAATCAACTTTTATTAGATCGCATCAGTTGCGCTAAACAATACAATGTGCTTTTAGAAAGCATAGCCGACATTGCCACACCTAGCACACCTCCTATGTCTGGACACAGTTACCAATCTTATGTAATACGTATCCTTGAAGGTGGTGCAAATCGGCGGAACATCATTATGGAAGCACTAGCAGAAGACGGTATTCAAACTAGACCAGGAACCCACGCTGTCCACCGTCTTGGGTATTACCAAAATAAGTACAATCTCAAAGCTGAACAATATCCCAACGCTGCTAATGCAGAAGATTTATCAATTACTTTGCCAATCTTTCCAGGAATGACCGACAGTGATCAACAGCTAGTAGTGAATTCCTTGAAATCAGGTCTTGGAAGACACTCTGCAATGTGA
- a CDS encoding glycosyltransferase produces the protein MPKSIIKDLFYKFVSKLVIIEETIAIENQQAELQREQLELEISNSKFIPLEESFQKSRYNSIDYYPWNHPYLTANNISRFRSYSESVWQFALDYLGKHPEPIKCAFLDNMAQNMHKWAMLVQKYHYEVALFPNIADVSAIGAPEWENFDGEFPDLLDGTNFLNAYPDIPLEIPCYRIPLEGSQFYSAYLKFCEGDRSPLLHLLKDSLCLRHEPFMAYQGVYPYYQLAKALSQFDVVYATNIPIAAYLSGKPYCVASTGGDLQFSTGMGNDFGQIMNLAFNAARFLMISNPHTLGHCRRLGLTNGVYLPYPMDDSRYFPGEGQARKEWEAKYGKGIYVLTTSRLDKEVKGQDETFFQALINVAQQKPEIRFIFLAWGNSAAEFRQKLQSSRMENQFIILNPVGKKRLIDYYRSCDIVLDQFVYGYYGATALEAAAIGKPVIIKLRTEQYEPLYLGDVAPMVNVSTPAEIAQALLVLVDNPELREQKGRELRQWLVRNHGEDKTVPLMQALLRLTADQVALPQDLINPLWDDVSAEENAYHIACKQSISN, from the coding sequence ATGCCTAAATCTATTATCAAAGATCTATTTTATAAATTTGTATCGAAGCTAGTAATAATTGAAGAAACAATAGCAATAGAGAATCAGCAAGCAGAATTACAGCGTGAGCAATTAGAGTTAGAAATTAGTAATAGTAAGTTTATTCCACTGGAAGAGAGTTTTCAAAAAAGCAGATATAACAGCATTGATTATTATCCTTGGAATCATCCTTATTTGACAGCAAATAATATTAGCCGATTTCGTAGTTATTCTGAATCTGTTTGGCAATTTGCATTAGATTATTTGGGGAAACATCCAGAGCCAATAAAATGTGCATTTTTAGATAATATGGCTCAAAATATGCACAAATGGGCTATGTTAGTGCAGAAATATCATTATGAAGTAGCTTTATTTCCCAATATTGCAGATGTGAGTGCGATCGGCGCACCAGAATGGGAAAATTTTGATGGAGAATTCCCAGATTTACTAGATGGGACAAATTTCTTAAATGCTTATCCTGATATTCCTTTAGAAATACCTTGTTACCGGATACCTTTAGAAGGTTCTCAGTTTTATTCAGCTTATCTCAAGTTTTGTGAAGGCGATCGCTCACCTTTACTACATTTATTAAAAGACTCACTTTGTTTGCGTCATGAGCCATTTATGGCTTATCAAGGTGTTTATCCATATTATCAGTTAGCCAAGGCCCTTTCCCAATTTGATGTTGTATACGCCACAAATATTCCTATAGCTGCTTATCTGAGCGGTAAACCATACTGTGTTGCTTCTACTGGTGGAGATTTGCAGTTTTCCACTGGTATGGGAAATGATTTTGGACAAATCATGAATTTAGCTTTTAATGCAGCTAGATTTTTGATGATTTCTAATCCGCATACTTTAGGGCATTGTCGCCGACTTGGCTTAACTAACGGCGTATATCTACCTTATCCAATGGATGATTCTCGCTATTTTCCTGGAGAAGGGCAAGCCAGAAAAGAGTGGGAAGCAAAATATGGTAAAGGTATATACGTACTAACTACATCTAGATTAGATAAAGAAGTTAAAGGACAAGATGAAACCTTTTTCCAAGCATTAATTAATGTTGCTCAACAAAAACCAGAAATTCGGTTTATATTTCTGGCTTGGGGTAATTCTGCGGCAGAATTTAGACAAAAATTGCAATCATCTAGAATGGAGAATCAATTCATCATTCTTAATCCAGTCGGTAAAAAACGTTTAATTGATTACTACCGTTCTTGTGACATTGTATTAGATCAATTTGTTTATGGTTACTATGGTGCAACTGCCTTAGAAGCAGCCGCAATTGGTAAGCCAGTAATTATTAAACTCCGCACAGAGCAATATGAACCCTTGTATTTGGGTGATGTTGCACCTATGGTTAATGTCAGTACACCTGCGGAAATTGCTCAAGCATTGCTTGTTTTAGTAGATAATCCTGAATTACGAGAACAAAAAGGTAGAGAGTTGCGACAATGGCTAGTACGGAATCATGGCGAAGATAAAACAGTACCCTTGATGCAGGCTTTATTGCGGTTAACAGCAGATCAAGTTGCACTCCCACAGGATTTAATTAACCCATTGTGGGATGATGTAAGTGCAGAAGAAAATGCTTATCACATTGCTTGTAAGCAATCAATTAGTAATTAG
- a CDS encoding bifunctional 2-polyprenyl-6-hydroxyphenol methylase/3-demethylubiquinol 3-O-methyltransferase UbiG has protein sequence MKKELISYLDKLSQDVEFIPFKLEKAEVIEGIIKSNYQTWYPVFRGVPCFLQGTLKPDLKWFEEKYSLSAIADEGEQESAKDQRLTNETFSDKWSRFRNYGLESSHQEFLYEWYCKKLGIPNLEKLQAFYHQFDRILEVGPGSGFNTKFISENTKGQVFAVDISEAAFTTFENTKHLPNCHVVQADLMDMPFSDNFFDFIIADGVLHHTPNTKKALFAIYSKLKPGGQLFFYVYKKMGAARQFCDQYIRESFTNLDPESCYKACEGLTELGRELNHLNAKITLNQPIPILGIPAGTHDVQRLIYYNFVKCFWNDAFDFETNNMVNFDWYHPHNAWQHTEEEVKEWLQELGVHDYQFNPANPNGISVLLTKPVL, from the coding sequence ATGAAAAAAGAATTAATTTCCTACCTAGATAAACTATCTCAAGATGTTGAATTTATTCCCTTCAAATTAGAGAAAGCAGAAGTTATTGAGGGGATTATCAAAAGCAATTATCAGACTTGGTATCCAGTATTCAGAGGTGTACCTTGTTTTTTACAGGGAACATTAAAACCTGATTTAAAATGGTTTGAAGAAAAGTACAGCCTAAGTGCGATTGCTGATGAAGGTGAACAAGAATCAGCTAAAGATCAACGGTTAACTAACGAAACATTCTCTGATAAATGGAGTCGTTTTCGCAATTACGGATTAGAATCTAGCCATCAAGAATTTTTATACGAATGGTATTGCAAAAAACTTGGGATTCCTAATTTAGAAAAACTCCAAGCTTTTTATCATCAATTTGATCGGATTTTGGAAGTTGGCCCTGGTTCTGGCTTTAACACAAAATTTATTTCCGAAAATACCAAAGGACAAGTTTTTGCAGTCGATATCTCTGAAGCAGCCTTCACTACATTTGAAAATACAAAACATTTACCAAACTGTCATGTAGTTCAGGCTGACTTAATGGATATGCCATTTAGTGATAACTTTTTTGATTTTATCATTGCAGATGGCGTACTTCACCATACTCCTAATACTAAAAAAGCTTTATTTGCAATTTATAGCAAACTCAAGCCCGGTGGGCAGTTATTTTTTTATGTTTATAAAAAAATGGGAGCGGCCCGTCAATTTTGTGACCAATATATTAGAGAATCATTTACAAACCTTGATCCAGAGTCTTGCTACAAAGCTTGTGAAGGACTAACTGAGTTAGGGCGAGAATTAAATCATCTCAACGCTAAAATTACCTTAAATCAACCTATTCCCATTCTTGGTATACCTGCTGGTACTCATGATGTCCAAAGACTGATTTATTACAACTTTGTAAAATGTTTTTGGAATGACGCATTTGACTTCGAGACCAATAATATGGTCAACTTTGACTGGTATCATCCTCATAATGCTTGGCAACATACAGAAGAAGAAGTTAAAGAATGGCTGCAAGAATTAGGAGTTCACGATTATCAATTTAATCCTGCAAATCCCAATGGAATTTCTGTTCTTTTAACGAAGCCAGTCTTGTGA
- the cysC gene encoding adenylyl-sulfate kinase, which yields MKQHGVTVWFTGLSGAGKTTISSQVELELRSQGYKVELLDGDLVRQHLSKGLGFSKADRDENIRRIGFIANLLTRNEVIVLVSVISPYRQVREEVRQHIGSFVEVFVNAPLEVCEMRDVKGLYKKARSGELKNFTGIDDPYEQPLNPEVECRTDQENLTDSVTKVLEYLVVQNYCDRLILEKFIGK from the coding sequence CTGAAACAGCATGGTGTGACAGTTTGGTTTACAGGTCTGAGTGGAGCAGGTAAAACGACAATTAGCTCCCAAGTCGAACTAGAGTTGCGATCGCAAGGCTACAAGGTCGAATTACTAGACGGAGATTTAGTCCGACAGCACCTCAGCAAAGGTCTAGGGTTTAGCAAAGCTGACCGCGATGAAAATATTCGCCGCATTGGTTTTATTGCTAACCTGTTAACTCGCAATGAAGTAATTGTCTTGGTTTCAGTAATTTCGCCATATCGTCAAGTCCGGGAAGAAGTTAGACAGCATATCGGGTCTTTCGTTGAGGTATTTGTCAATGCGCCTCTAGAAGTTTGCGAAATGCGAGATGTTAAGGGTTTGTACAAAAAAGCACGTTCTGGAGAACTCAAAAACTTCACTGGTATTGATGACCCTTATGAACAACCACTCAATCCAGAAGTGGAATGTCGCACAGACCAAGAGAATTTAACAGATAGTGTGACTAAAGTATTGGAATATTTAGTAGTACAAAACTATTGCGATCGCCTAATTTTAGAAAAATTTATTGGTAAATAA